Proteins encoded in a region of the Drosophila busckii strain San Diego stock center, stock number 13000-0081.31 chromosome 2L, ASM1175060v1, whole genome shotgun sequence genome:
- the LOC108607876 gene encoding extensin, protein MKLFILAVCAIAAVSADVSHLNLGGGGRGYNYEKPSTAFEIGGNTGGHSVGHSGGHSIGHSGGFTDVAPAPAFSIPAPAPAPEYLPPHHEHHEHEQHFAAPAPAPVYSAPAAAVPSFGAPAPEQEYLPPVQDIPAAAPGSIYSAPGNAAPAPEYLPPHHEHHHEIHHSGPAHTPVFSAPAPAFSGAPAPGPEYLPPTQDFGIPSSGPAYAAPAPVAEYSAPGFSAPAPGFAAPAPAPEYLPPQHEIPAPAPAPVYSAPAAAPIFSAAAAAPIAPSSGIAAQENGYDYSAPAKRFRF, encoded by the exons atg AAACTCTTCATCTTGGCTGTGTGCGCTATTGCCGCCGTTTCGGCTGATGTCTCCCATCTGAACTTGGGCGGCGGTGGCCGTGGCTACAACTACGAGAAGCCATCGACAGCTTTTGAGATTGGTGGCAACACTGGCGGTCACTCGGTTGGCCACTCTGGTGGTCACTCCATCGGTCACTCCGGTGGCTTCACTGACGTTGCTCCCGCTCCAGCCTTCTCTATTCCTGCTCCAGCGCCCGCTCCAGAGTATCTGCCTCCTCATCATGAGCATCACGAGCATGAGCAGCACTTTGCCGCCCCAGCTCCTGCTCCAGTCTACTCTGCCCCAGCAGCTGCGGTCCCCAGCTTCGGCGCACCTGCTCCCGAGCAAGAATATCTGCCACCTGTGCAGGACATTCCCGCCGCCGCTCCTGGTTCCATCTACTCCGCCCCCGGCAAtgccgctcccgctcccgAGTATCTGCCTCCTCATCATGAACATCACCATGAGATCCACCACTCTGGCCCAGCTCACACTCCAGTCTTCTCCGCACCCGCACCAGCCTTCTCCGGCGCTCCCGCTCCTGGACCCGAGTATCTGCCACCCACCCAGGACTTCGGTATTCCCTCATCTGGCCCAGCTTACGCTGCTCCCGCACCCGTTGCCGAATACTCCGCCCCCGGCTTCTCTGCTCCCGCACCTGGCTTCGCCGCCCCAGCTCCCGCTCCCGAATATCTGCCACCCCAGCACGAGATTCCCGCTCCAGCTCCCGCTCCCGTCTACTCAgccccagctgctgctcccatcttctcagctgctgctgccgctcccATTGCCCCCTCCAGCGGCATCGCTGCCCAGGAGAACGGCTATGACTACAGCGCACCAGCCAAGCGTTTCCGTTTCTAA